CAATAGCATAAATGGTCTAATGCGGGTTTTAATCCCCAGCCGTAGACCGTTAACTCATACTCCACTTTAGGTGGGATCTCTTTATAAACCTTTCGTGCAACAATTCCGTCCTTTTCCAGGCCTCTTAGTTGAGTGGTCAGCATTTTTTGCGTGATGTCGGGCATTAACCGTCGAAGCTCAGACGTCCGTTTCCGTCCTGTCATCAAATGATAGATGATTAAAGGCTTCCATTTCCCCCCCATTACTTCTAATGCCGCCTCCACTCCGACTTTATACTTCTTTTGAACGTTATTTTCCCTCTTCTCAGTCATCTCTCATTCCCCCGTTAAAAGCCTGGTTTTTCTAGGAACATAAGATTCATTTCAGTCCGTTACTCAGGTAAGTTTCTAGGGCAACTGTCTAGGGCACTTCGATGTTTCTAGGGCACCTGTATCATCCTATAGAACTTGAAAGTGCGTACTTCCTGATAATTTTATTACTGTTTATAATAGCATCAGCCATTGATCGTGGCTATAAGATAGCTGTTGAGAAATGAGAAAGGTAGTGAAGAGACAAGTATGAGAGTATTATGCGTTGTTTCCCACCCAAGAAAAGATTCCCTGACCTTTAAGGTTGCCGATCATTTCGTAAAAGGTCTTACTGCGGCGGGCCACGACTATGAGATCTTGGATTTACACGAGATTGGTTTTGACCCTGTTTTAAAAGGAGTAGATGAACCTGACTGGTCAACAGAGGAACAGTCCTTTTCCCCTGAAGTAGAACTGGAAATAAGGCGAATGAAGAAGCACGATGCCTTGGCATTTATTTTTCC
This Paenibacillus sp. JZ16 DNA region includes the following protein-coding sequences:
- a CDS encoding winged helix-turn-helix transcriptional regulator, translating into MTEKRENNVQKKYKVGVEAALEVMGGKWKPLIIYHLMTGRKRTSELRRLMPDITQKMLTTQLRGLEKDGIVARKVYKEIPPKVEYELTVYGWGLKPALDHLCYWGEDHLEKIYGDKSKVLEEF